In Salvia hispanica cultivar TCC Black 2014 unplaced genomic scaffold, UniMelb_Shisp_WGS_1.0 HiC_scaffold_1496, whole genome shotgun sequence, the genomic stretch gGAAACACAAGTGGAGCTACGAGGGAGTTCTTCCCACCCCTCGGGTACGGCCCCCTTCCTTTAAATTATGTCTATCAATTTTCTCTTTTGGAATGCCCGGGGAATCGCGAACGCGACGACCCGACGCATCATCCGAAGATTGATTAAGTCTCATAATCCTGTTTTTCTTGCAATTATGGAACCCCTTTCCCATCATCCGAAGATGGAATTGAGGTTCTCAAATGCAAACGGGAAGATTTGGATTTTCACAGATAAAGAATCCACCTTTGTGATTGATGATGACACGGAGCAACCCCTCCATGGTCGAATTCTGATCCCTCGGATTGGGAAGGAGATCGCCATCTCGGCCATTTATGCAAAGTGCTCCAGGAGTGAGCGATACGGACTCTGGGACAAGCTTCGAGAATTTGCAGAGCATACTGAGCGGATGCCTTGGATGATTGGAGGCGAATTTAACACTATCCTCCACCCCCGGGACAGAGTTGGTAGCGACACTAATAGACTGCCAGAAATGGTGGACTTTGCAGAAATGGCCGAAGATTGCAGGCTCATTGACCCCGGCTTCGATGGATTTGAGTACACCTGGGCCAAGAACACCCTGCTCGAGAGGCTTGACAGAGcatttattaatgaaaactGGACTGAGATGTTTGAGGCGACGAGAGTTACCAACCTCCCGCGCGTGGCCTCCGACCACGGACCAGTCCTTGCCCGCTGCAAGTTGAAATCAACAGCACCGAAGGGGAGTTCCTTCCGATTCCAAAACATGTGGACCCGCCACCCACAGTTCTTGGCACTGGTTCAGAGCGACTGGGAGCAAACTACAGAGGCGGGTGGATTACTCAACCTTCGGGGGAGGGATAGGACTCGTATTTGGTTTGCCCCATAGCGACCTTTTCCTCCGCCGTTTTGACGTTGGCATGTAGGTTCCCGAAGATCACCTTGTTCCATTGTTGAAGGGCCTTTTTAACCCTAGCGAGCTTGATCTGGAGATTGAGGAGCCTGTCCGCGTTAGTGGGCTGA encodes the following:
- the LOC125198471 gene encoding uncharacterized protein LOC125198471 is translated as MELRFSNANGKIWIFTDKESTFVIDDDTEQPLHGRILIPRIGKEIAISAIYAKCSRSERYGLWDKLREFAEHTERMPWMIGGEFNTILHPRDRVGSDTNRLPEMVDFAEMAEDCRLIDPGFDGFEYTWAKNTLLERLDRAFINENWTEMFEATRVTNLPRVASDHGPVLARCKLKSTAPKGSSFRFQNMWTRHPQFLALVQSDWEQTTEAGGLLNLRGRDRTRIWFAP